The following are from one region of the Halobacteriovorax vibrionivorans genome:
- a CDS encoding chloride channel protein: MKLKFNQKLLGKFLQDETAEERTFFVLTLITGVLSAFVAVGLQKGVHWLQHILKTDSTFTWESVLLGGVALFISGWLTTRKFPFTEGSGIPKVRAALVVDHGKISLRDTFAKTITTLMALGSGVSLGREGPTVTIAAGIASRLGFSFHLSKKKIKALVAVGAAGGIAAAFATPISAVVFTLEEVVGDLNAKVLGSIVISSVVASVTGQILTGQTHMFEQLYYKMHDHRELLFYLTIGIVCAFIGPLWMKSVLTFREFNRKYMKSHKLTYMMIVFLIIALMTQVHSSVIGSGHGTIEDTLLSLILDPKILFIMFCLKFLATSLCYSAGISGGLFMPTLLMGATLGSLIGSLANAFFPEITTNTGAYALVGMGAFFVTVIRAPFTSILIVFELTRDYNIILPLMIANIIAYMLSSKPTENESIYEQISAQDGIHLPTKEDLEVLDQLHVEDAMIRDIITYGASLSVSETLKDIEEHNPKLQGFPVLKNGRLLGMMSTSELRVQHAKGNGEMKIEHCCEKKIIKIYPDQSLYIALHRLKRFHISRLPVVSRLDEKRIIGILTPKDIVKQFGYQITEAKESEEVSKENLQSS; encoded by the coding sequence CACTGGCTCCAACATATACTAAAAACTGATTCAACTTTTACATGGGAATCCGTTCTTCTTGGAGGCGTGGCCCTATTTATATCTGGCTGGTTAACCACAAGAAAGTTTCCATTCACAGAGGGTTCTGGAATTCCAAAAGTTCGAGCGGCACTAGTTGTTGATCATGGAAAAATTAGCCTTAGAGACACTTTCGCAAAAACAATTACAACATTAATGGCCCTTGGCTCAGGTGTTTCACTTGGACGAGAAGGACCGACTGTAACAATAGCGGCCGGAATTGCATCTCGCTTAGGTTTTTCATTTCATCTTTCTAAAAAGAAAATAAAGGCCCTCGTTGCCGTAGGTGCAGCTGGTGGTATTGCTGCCGCTTTTGCAACTCCAATTTCCGCTGTTGTTTTTACACTTGAAGAAGTTGTGGGTGATCTAAACGCAAAAGTACTTGGTTCAATTGTTATCTCTTCTGTTGTTGCCTCTGTTACAGGACAGATCTTAACAGGACAAACTCACATGTTTGAGCAACTTTATTATAAGATGCATGATCACCGTGAGTTATTATTCTATTTAACAATTGGTATTGTGTGTGCCTTTATTGGACCACTGTGGATGAAGTCAGTTCTTACCTTTAGAGAATTTAATCGAAAATATATGAAAAGCCATAAGCTAACATATATGATGATTGTCTTTTTAATCATTGCACTTATGACCCAAGTTCACTCTAGCGTAATTGGTAGTGGTCACGGAACGATTGAAGATACTCTACTATCGTTAATTCTTGATCCGAAAATTCTCTTTATCATGTTCTGTCTAAAGTTTCTTGCCACATCACTTTGTTATTCAGCTGGAATATCTGGTGGTCTATTCATGCCAACACTTTTAATGGGAGCAACTCTTGGGAGTTTAATTGGTTCACTTGCCAATGCCTTTTTTCCAGAGATTACAACAAACACTGGAGCTTATGCATTAGTTGGAATGGGAGCTTTTTTTGTAACAGTTATTAGAGCACCATTTACTTCAATACTCATCGTCTTTGAATTAACGAGAGACTACAATATTATTCTTCCACTTATGATTGCAAATATCATTGCCTATATGCTCTCTTCAAAACCAACAGAGAACGAATCAATCTATGAACAAATATCAGCACAAGATGGAATTCATCTACCAACAAAAGAAGACCTAGAAGTTCTTGATCAACTACATGTTGAAGATGCAATGATTAGAGATATTATTACCTACGGTGCAAGTCTATCTGTTTCTGAAACACTTAAAGACATTGAAGAGCACAATCCAAAACTACAAGGATTTCCCGTTTTAAAAAATGGAAGACTACTTGGAATGATGTCAACATCAGAGCTTCGAGTTCAACACGCTAAAGGCAATGGTGAAATGAAAATTGAACATTGTTGCGAAAAGAAAATTATAAAGATTTATCCTGATCAGAGTTTATATATTGCACTTCACAGACTCAAAAGATTCCATATCTCCCGTCTACCAGTCGTTTCAAGACTTGATGAAAAAAGAATCATTGGAATCCTAACCCCAAAAGATATCGTCAAACAATTTGGTTACCAAATTACAGAAGCGAAAGAATCGGAAGAAGTCTCTAAAGAAAACCTTCAATCTAGTTAA